CCGCTGCTAAAGAGCAAGCCGCTATGTACACCATCAAATCGCCTATCAACGGTACAGTAGATCAGATGGATCTTAAACTGGGTCAAGTGGCACAACCAGGCCAAACCGGCATCCGCATTGTAAATGCTGATAACTTGAAAGTGAAAGCTAACGTACCGGAGTCATATTCAGGCCGCATTAACGCAGGCGATAAAGTAAAAGTGCTGGTTCCGGATGCTGCCGATTCTGTTATGGCAACCGTAACCTTTGCTGCTAAAGTGATCGACCCTGCATCGCGCAGCTTTGCTATCGAGGTAAAACTACCGGGCCGCAAAACCCTGCGTCCTAACATGACTGCGGTATTAAAAATTGCCGATTACAACGCTCCAAAAGCCATCGCTATTCCGGTTAACGCTATCCAGCGTTCTGAGAATGGTAGCTTTGTTTTTGTTGATCAAAACGCCACTGCGAAACGCGTTGCTGTAACACTGGGCGCTACTTATGGCGGTTTGACCGAAGTTAAAACCGGTTTAAATGGCGGCGAGCAGCTGATTACCATGGGCGCCAGTGAGGTAGAGGATGGCGACAAAATAAAAGTTATTCAAGCCGTTAATTAAATCAACCCTTAAACTGTACCAACATGAAAGATGTTGAAAAAGAATTTAAGCCCTCAAGTTGGGCGATAGATAATAAAACGGCCGTATATGTATTGATAGCCATGATTACCCTGATGGGCTTGATCAGCTATTTCCGGCTGCCGAAAGAGAACTTTCCGGATATTGCCCAGTCTAAGGTGTTTGTAAGTACACCGTATGCTGGCCAGTCGCCGCAAAATATCGAGATCCTGGTTACCCGCCAGTTAGAGAAACAACTGAAATCGTTAAAAGGATTAAAGAAGGTAACCTCTAACTCGATGCCAAACATTTCTATGATCACCTGTGAGTTTAATGCGGATGTAGACATTCGCAACGCCAAACAGGATGTAAAAGAAGCCGTAGATAAAGCACAACAGGATTTGCCGCAGGGCGATAACAACCTGAAGGAATCACAGATCACTGATATTAACGTGGCCGATCTGCCTATTCTTTACATCAATATATCAGGCAATTATGATCTGAAAAAGCTGAAAGAGTATGCCGACAACCTGAAGGATGATATTGAAAGCTTTAAGGAAATATCTAAGGTTGAGGAAATTGGCGCGCTTACATCGCAGATCCAGATCAATGTGGACATGAATAAGATGTCTGCTGCGCAGATTAGTTACAATGATATTATTGGCGCTGTAGGATCCGAAAATATTATCTCTTCGGCAGGTACCATTACCTCTGGCAGTGTACAGCGCACCATTGATATCCGTCAGGATTTTAAGAGTGCTGATGAAGTTGCGGCTATGATTATCCGTAACCCTACAGGTAAAGCTGTTTACTTGCGCGACATTGCCGAGGTTAAAGATGGCTTTGCAGATGCCGACAGCTATGCACGTTTAAAAACGCCCGAGACTGCCGATTTTAAAAGCGTAATCACCCTCAATGTAAGCAAGCGCACGGGCGAAAACCTGATTGAAACGTCGGACAAGATCAACGCCTTGATTAAGGAAAAACAGAAAACTGTTTTCCCCAAAGGGTTGAACATTACCGTAACCGGCGATCAGAGCGATAAAACCCGTTCTACCCTGAATGACTTGATCAACACCATCGTTATCGGTTTCGTGCTGGTAACCGTTATCCTGATGTTCTTTATGGGTAGCACCAATGCCATCTTTGTGGCACTATCGGTACCGTTATCATGCTTTATCGCCTTCCTGGTGATGCCGGCCATCGGGTTTACCATGAACATGATTGTATTGTTCTCGTTCTTGCTGGCCCTGGGTATTGTGGTGGATGATGCCATTGTGGTGATAGAAAATACGCACCGTATATTTAACAATGGAGCGGTACCTATTAAACAGGCGGCAAAAATGGCCGCAGGGGAGGTGTTCTTGCCGGTACTTTCTGGCACAATGACCACCCTGGCGCCGTTTGTGCCACTGGCGTTCTGGAACAGTTTGATCGGCCACTTCATGTTCTTCCTGCCTATTACGTTAATCATCACGCTGCTGGCATCGTTGCTGGTTGCTTATATCATCAACCCGGTTTTTGCGGTTGATTTTATGAAGCCACATCATGATGGCGAGCACGATCATCCTAAGTTTGACCGTAAGGTAAAACGTACGCTGATTGGCCTTGCTGTAGTAGCCGTTTTAGGTTATATGATGAACCGTGGCGTGGGTAACTTCGTGGTGTTTGCAGCTGCGCTTTATCTGATTAACCATTTCTGGTTGCTTAAGGTGATAGATCGTTTCCAAAAAAATGCATGGCCGCGTTTCCAAACCTGGTATGCTAAGTGGCTAGAAAAAGCGGTGAAACGTCCGGTTACTGTGCTGGTGGGTATTATCGTACTGTTTTTCTTCACCATTGCTTTTACCGTTGTGCGTGCGCCAAAAGTGAACTTCTTCCCTTCGGGCGACCCTAACTTTGTGTACGTATATCTTACCCTGCCTATCGGTACAGACCAGTCTTTTACCAACGAGGTGACCAAAAGCCTCGAAAAACGTGTAGCCGATGTTGTTGAGCCAGATAAGGACATCGTTACATCGGTAATCTCAAACGTAGAAAAAAGTGTTACTGATCCGCAAGATGAAGATCAGGGGCAGTATACACACCGCTCTAAAGTTACTGTTGCTTTTGTGGAGTTCTCCAAACGCCATGGTAAAGATACCAAGCTTATTCTGGAGCGAATCCGCAAAGCTGTAGTTGGTATCCCGGGCGCTACTATAGCGGTTAACCAGGAGAATGCCGGTCCGCCGACACAGAAAGATATCAGTATTGAAATTATTGGCGATAACCTGGATACGCTGGTACATACCGGCGAGCGCCTGAAAAAATATATCGATCAGCAGAACATTGCCGGTATTGAAGGCCTAACGCCCGATGTGCAGGCAGATAAGCCTCAGCTCATCTTTAACATCGACCGCGAGCGCGCCAACCGCGAAGGGATTAGCAGTAACCAGATCAACCAGGCATTGGTTACCACCGTGTTTGGATTAAAAGCTGCTGACTTCCGTAACACCAAAGAGGATAAATACGAGATTGTGGTGCGTGCGCAGAAAGCCCAGCGTGATGATATAGACGCTATTAAAAACCTGAAGATCACTTTCAGAGATATTGCTACCGGCGGTCAGATCCGGCAGGTGCCTATCTCGGCCTTTACCGATGTGCGCTATGCTAATACTTATGCTAACATTAAGCACAAGCAACAGCGCAGGGTAATAACACTTAACTCAAACGCAATTAAACCATACACGCCTGATGAGGTGAACAACAACATCAAAAAAGCGCTGAGCGGTTTCCGCCTGCCTGATGGTGTGAGCGTGCGTATGGGTGGTGGTCAGGAAGATCAGCAGGAAGCATCAACCTTCCTGGGTACGGCTTTGCTGATATCATTCGGTTTGATATTAATCATCTTGATGGCACAATTTAACTCCATTGGTAAAACCTTTATCATCCTGAGCGAGATCTTCTTCAGTATCATTGGTGTATTCCTGGGACTGAGCATCTTTGGTATGACCATCTCAATCGTAATGACGGGTGTGGGTATCATTGCGCTTGCGGGTGTGGTGGTACGTAACGGTATCTTGCTGGTAGAGTTTACAGATATGTTGCTGGCACAAGGCGCTAACCTGCACGATGCCGTGGTAGAAGCTGCCCGTACCCGTATGACGCCCGTATTGTTAACAGCCACAGCCGCCATTCTGGGTCTGATCCCGCTGGCGGTAGGTTTCAATATTGACTTTGCCGGTCTGTTTACCTCGTTCCAGCCACATATTTTCTTTGGTGGTGATAACGTAGCGTTCTGGGGGCCATTGTCATGGACCATGATCTTCGGTCTGGGCTTTGCCACCGTTATTACACTGATTCTGGTGCCATGTATGTACATCATCAGGGTACACATTAAAGATTATTTCTTTAAAAAGAAAGACGATAAACATGCAGATGTATTAGCGCTTGAGGAAGCTTAATAACCGTCTGATTTGATATAATCTTATCAAGGCCACCCAATCAGGGTGGCCTTTTTTATTGGCCCGAACGTTCTCCACAAATGCTTAAAACCATCCGAAACAAAACAGGAATAAATAGCTTTTTTAGTAAACACTAACACAAAAAACATGGCATTTATTAAAGCACAACGAGAAAACGGAACAGAGCTTAATCTGTATTACCAGGACTATGGCGCCGGTCGCCCGGTGGTTTTGCTGCATGGCTGGCCGCTTAACAGCAATATGTGGCAATACCAACTGGCAGAGTTGCCTAAGTATGGACTGCGCTGCATTGCGTATGACCGCAGAGGTTTTGGTCAGAGTGATAAGCCGTTTGATGGTTATGATTACGATACACTGGCAGACGATCTGAAAGCCGTGCTTGACGGCCTGGATCTGCAGGACGTAGTGCTGGTGGCCTTTAGTATGGCCGGCGGCGAGGCCGTGCGTTATTTTAGTAAATATGGTGGCGAGCGTGTGACAAAATTAGTGTTGGTGAGCTCGATTGCCCCATATATGCTGCAAACAGACGATAATCCTGACGGTGTTGAGCCCGAAATGGTAGAGCAGATACTGGCTGGCTTGTGGAACGATCATGCTGGTTTTATGCAGGATTTTGGCAAGCAGTTTTTCGGCGTTAGCCTGATGCATCACCCGGTAAGCCAGGGTGTTTTAGATTGGAGCTTTATGAGCGCCATGCAGGCATCCCTTAAAGCTACCATAGATTGTGTTTACAGTTTTACCGGTACCGATTTCAGAGATGAAATGCAATATGTTGACGTACCAACCCTTATTATTCATGGTGATGCCGATAAGGTAGTGCCAATGGAGGCCACAGGTCAGCAAGCTGCTGAGATGATTACCGATAACCAGTTTCTGATTTATGAAGACGAGCCGCACGGCCTGTGGTTTACCTCAAAAGATCAACTGAATACCGACCTGCTGGAATTTATCGGCGCAGAGATGTACATGGAAGTGGGGGATGAGGATGAAGAGGAGGAATAAATTTACCAAGCTCATTTAAATATAAATTATGTCATAGCGAAGAACGAAGCAATCTCGTCGCAGGATTGTCGGAGTTGCAAATCCGCTTTTTATATGACGAGATCGCTTCGTTCCTCGCAATGACAATTTGGTATTATTGCCTTTAATAAAGCTCATTTCCTTCCCCCCCCGGGCAACGTATCAGCATAACCCATCGTAGTACTGATACCGTGCACTCATAAACACCCGGTCTTGAAACAGTTTTTCTCTAAGCTATCCGCCATTTTATCGGCACATGAAAGAAGCCGCATGTTGCTGCTGGCTCTGGCCGATATGCTGACCAGCCTGGTAGATGTATTGTTTCTGGCTGCTTTGGTGCTGCTGATCAATAGCTACACCCATACAGGTACTGGTGTGGTGGGGAACAGGGTTGCAAAATTGCTGGCAGGGTATGACCCTTTGCTGATAACAGGAATCTTTTTATTGCTATACGCTATGAAAAATATAGCTGCTGTTGGGTTAATGCGTATACAACACAAGTTTGTGTCTGGCGTAGCTTCGAGGTTGTCGCAACGTAACCTGTTGCAATACCTGCATGGCAGCTACCTGGATTATGTGCATACAGATTCATCGGTGCGTGTGCGGCAAATCAGCCAGATGCCCATCGAGTTTGGTCAGTACGTGCTCACTAACCTGCAGACTATCATTGCCCAGGGCATTCTCATTTTTTTTACTGTTTGCGCTATGCTGCTGTATCATCCGGCGCTGTTTATGGTTTTGTTTTTGGTGCTTATGCCGCCGGTGGTGTTGTTGGGCCGATATATTAAATGCAGGTTAAGCAAGGTGCGCACGCAAATAAAAGCCAGCGGTGTAAAATCTATCCAGTATCTGCAAGAAGCTTTGGCCGGCTACATTGAGAGTAACGTTTTTGGCAAGACTGATTTTTTTGTCGACCGATTTCAGCAAAGTCAACAGGCGTTAAATCAGGGTATAGCCGTGCAGCAAACTTTGCAGGGTTTGTCATCGCGTTTAATAGAACTGTT
This region of Mucilaginibacter yixingensis genomic DNA includes:
- a CDS encoding efflux RND transporter periplasmic adaptor subunit gives rise to the protein MKKILYIAPLLLLAACGPKPAANNKEQAKAELEKLKKQQTELNEKIAKLQAQIGAGDSSKVTDVSTLAVKSQSFTNYVQIQGSIDAQDNVTAYPQAAGTITAINVKVGQHVGRGQVLAQLDNSVLRQQIAQGEAQLSLAATVYQRQKALWDQKIGTEVQYLQAKSNYEAGQKQLAAAKEQAAMYTIKSPINGTVDQMDLKLGQVAQPGQTGIRIVNADNLKVKANVPESYSGRINAGDKVKVLVPDAADSVMATVTFAAKVIDPASRSFAIEVKLPGRKTLRPNMTAVLKIADYNAPKAIAIPVNAIQRSENGSFVFVDQNATAKRVAVTLGATYGGLTEVKTGLNGGEQLITMGASEVEDGDKIKVIQAVN
- a CDS encoding efflux RND transporter permease subunit yields the protein MKDVEKEFKPSSWAIDNKTAVYVLIAMITLMGLISYFRLPKENFPDIAQSKVFVSTPYAGQSPQNIEILVTRQLEKQLKSLKGLKKVTSNSMPNISMITCEFNADVDIRNAKQDVKEAVDKAQQDLPQGDNNLKESQITDINVADLPILYINISGNYDLKKLKEYADNLKDDIESFKEISKVEEIGALTSQIQINVDMNKMSAAQISYNDIIGAVGSENIISSAGTITSGSVQRTIDIRQDFKSADEVAAMIIRNPTGKAVYLRDIAEVKDGFADADSYARLKTPETADFKSVITLNVSKRTGENLIETSDKINALIKEKQKTVFPKGLNITVTGDQSDKTRSTLNDLINTIVIGFVLVTVILMFFMGSTNAIFVALSVPLSCFIAFLVMPAIGFTMNMIVLFSFLLALGIVVDDAIVVIENTHRIFNNGAVPIKQAAKMAAGEVFLPVLSGTMTTLAPFVPLAFWNSLIGHFMFFLPITLIITLLASLLVAYIINPVFAVDFMKPHHDGEHDHPKFDRKVKRTLIGLAVVAVLGYMMNRGVGNFVVFAAALYLINHFWLLKVIDRFQKNAWPRFQTWYAKWLEKAVKRPVTVLVGIIVLFFFTIAFTVVRAPKVNFFPSGDPNFVYVYLTLPIGTDQSFTNEVTKSLEKRVADVVEPDKDIVTSVISNVEKSVTDPQDEDQGQYTHRSKVTVAFVEFSKRHGKDTKLILERIRKAVVGIPGATIAVNQENAGPPTQKDISIEIIGDNLDTLVHTGERLKKYIDQQNIAGIEGLTPDVQADKPQLIFNIDRERANREGISSNQINQALVTTVFGLKAADFRNTKEDKYEIVVRAQKAQRDDIDAIKNLKITFRDIATGGQIRQVPISAFTDVRYANTYANIKHKQQRRVITLNSNAIKPYTPDEVNNNIKKALSGFRLPDGVSVRMGGGQEDQQEASTFLGTALLISFGLILIILMAQFNSIGKTFIILSEIFFSIIGVFLGLSIFGMTISIVMTGVGIIALAGVVVRNGILLVEFTDMLLAQGANLHDAVVEAARTRMTPVLLTATAAILGLIPLAVGFNIDFAGLFTSFQPHIFFGGDNVAFWGPLSWTMIFGLGFATVITLILVPCMYIIRVHIKDYFFKKKDDKHADVLALEEA
- a CDS encoding alpha/beta fold hydrolase, whose protein sequence is MAFIKAQRENGTELNLYYQDYGAGRPVVLLHGWPLNSNMWQYQLAELPKYGLRCIAYDRRGFGQSDKPFDGYDYDTLADDLKAVLDGLDLQDVVLVAFSMAGGEAVRYFSKYGGERVTKLVLVSSIAPYMLQTDDNPDGVEPEMVEQILAGLWNDHAGFMQDFGKQFFGVSLMHHPVSQGVLDWSFMSAMQASLKATIDCVYSFTGTDFRDEMQYVDVPTLIIHGDADKVVPMEATGQQAAEMITDNQFLIYEDEPHGLWFTSKDQLNTDLLEFIGAEMYMEVGDEDEEEE